The following are encoded in a window of Roseibaca calidilacus genomic DNA:
- a CDS encoding DNA repair protein RadC, with the protein MFDLPLPIQPSPRSMRPVPSGATVASDSSLPFALTRTHRTPAALLSGTAAPVVVERFATLADAMQGAFELAEDNGSDAAPQLLAILDCDQRLVLAGAASHGAVAWCHPVANALEARAVVTEAVQLRAQAGRAIDWHEPELAQRLRHRADLLDARLVDPLWRAFAARALQIAA; encoded by the coding sequence ATGTTTGACCTTCCCCTGCCGATCCAGCCGAGCCCACGCTCGATGCGGCCCGTCCCAAGTGGCGCGACTGTCGCTTCTGATTCGAGCCTGCCTTTTGCGCTGACGCGGACGCACCGGACGCCCGCGGCCCTGTTGTCAGGCACCGCTGCCCCCGTGGTCGTTGAGCGTTTCGCGACGCTGGCCGATGCCATGCAGGGGGCGTTTGAGCTTGCCGAGGACAACGGCTCCGATGCAGCGCCGCAGCTTCTGGCCATCCTTGATTGCGACCAGCGCCTGGTTCTTGCCGGGGCCGCCAGTCATGGCGCTGTGGCTTGGTGCCACCCTGTCGCCAATGCTCTTGAGGCGCGGGCCGTCGTGACCGAGGCGGTTCAACTTCGCGCCCAGGCTGGCCGTGCCATTGATTGGCACGAGCCTGAATTGGCGCAGCGGCTTCGTCACCGTGCTGATCTGCTGGATGCGCGTCTGGTCGATCCGCTGTGGCGCGCTTTTGCCGCCCGGGCGCTGCAGATCGCGGCGTGA
- a CDS encoding DUF6878 family protein has protein sequence MTQTEPTLAAPLRPSTVDFGAILAAHAERTARTLALRPGNKDRLFDGLMAAGITHVTVTFDGAGDSGQIESVGAWSGETAVEFPATKIAYAALTWDDPAVEMRQLSLEDVVEQLAYDFLSDTHGGWENNDGAWGEFCFDASARCIHLEFNERFTSSELYTHDF, from the coding sequence ATGACCCAGACTGAACCCACTCTGGCCGCCCCGCTGCGACCATCCACCGTCGATTTCGGGGCGATCCTTGCCGCACATGCCGAACGCACCGCCCGGACCCTCGCCCTGCGCCCCGGCAACAAGGATCGCCTCTTCGATGGTCTCATGGCCGCCGGCATCACCCATGTCACTGTCACCTTCGATGGTGCTGGAGACAGCGGCCAGATCGAAAGCGTCGGCGCATGGTCCGGCGAGACCGCCGTCGAGTTCCCTGCGACCAAGATCGCCTATGCGGCACTGACCTGGGACGACCCCGCGGTCGAGATGCGGCAGCTCTCGCTGGAAGATGTCGTCGAGCAGCTGGCCTATGACTTCCTCTCCGACACCCATGGCGGTTGGGAAAACAATGACGGCGCGTGGGGCGAGTTCTGCTTCGATGCGTCCGCACGCTGCATCCATCTCGAGTTCAACGAGCGCTTCACCTCGTCCGAACTTTACACGCACGATTTCTGA
- a CDS encoding DUF6915 family protein, with translation MAHPYHHALSSVRKWGGTVDDFIAVHKWFDQSKEITADFRHRALRHHAEGIFMAETIFGQTLTLSTGRIIPTRWVGEQHVKEDLGFIPSFADWVKAIRPAPWMGRTARIEALVDPHIASPVVEVS, from the coding sequence ATGGCACATCCCTATCACCACGCGCTCTCCTCGGTGAGGAAATGGGGCGGCACGGTCGATGATTTCATCGCGGTGCATAAATGGTTCGACCAAAGCAAGGAGATCACTGCCGATTTTCGGCACCGGGCCCTGCGGCACCATGCCGAGGGCATATTCATGGCCGAGACGATCTTCGGCCAGACCCTCACGCTCTCGACCGGGCGCATCATCCCGACCCGCTGGGTCGGCGAACAGCACGTGAAGGAGGACCTCGGCTTCATCCCGAGCTTCGCCGACTGGGTGAAGGCCATCCGGCCCGCACCCTGGATGGGTCGGACCGCGCGGATCGAGGCTCTGGTCGATCCACATATCGCCTCGCCCGTGGTCGAGGTCAGTTGA
- a CDS encoding antitoxin of toxin-antitoxin stability system, whose translation MPEVICTTVYQFPELSDAAKDKARSWYRELGPHDDWWDAVYEDFERICEILGVRLKTTPVRLMGGGTRAKPCIWFSGFWSQGDGACFESYWSHSKGAAARIRDYAPQDATLHGIADRLQAIQRRNFYQLAAEVSHRGRYYHEYTMSVDVTRDSPTWQPPTEDAEEIVTEALRDLARWLYRQLQSEYDHLTSDESVEDGIIANDYTFTAGGRRFG comes from the coding sequence ATGCCTGAGGTCATCTGCACCACCGTCTACCAGTTCCCCGAACTCTCGGACGCGGCCAAGGACAAGGCGCGCAGCTGGTATCGCGAGCTTGGGCCCCACGACGATTGGTGGGACGCGGTCTACGAGGATTTCGAGCGGATCTGCGAGATCCTCGGCGTCCGGCTCAAAACCACGCCTGTGCGGCTGATGGGCGGAGGGACGCGGGCCAAGCCCTGCATCTGGTTCTCCGGCTTCTGGAGCCAGGGGGACGGGGCTTGCTTCGAAAGCTACTGGTCCCACAGCAAGGGCGCGGCCGCGCGCATCCGGGACTATGCGCCCCAGGACGCGACGCTGCATGGCATCGCCGACCGCCTGCAGGCCATCCAGCGGCGCAACTTCTACCAACTCGCGGCCGAGGTCAGCCACCGGGGACGCTACTATCACGAGTATACCATGTCCGTTGACGTCACCCGCGATAGCCCGACCTGGCAGCCGCCCACCGAGGACGCAGAGGAGATCGTGACCGAGGCGCTGCGCGACCTTGCCCGCTGGCTCTACCGCCAGCTTCAGAGTGAATACGACCACCTGACCTCGGACGAGTCCGTTGAGGACGGCATCATCGCCAATGATTACACCTTCACCGCAGGGGGGCGGCGGTTCGGATGA
- a CDS encoding type II toxin-antitoxin system Phd/YefM family antitoxin: MHDLPEFKAADLTRHTSDLFDAAIRSPIAITKHRKPKFVLMSMDQYQSLTRGATQQAHMIDEMPEDLKTLMIEGLERDLTRADD; encoded by the coding sequence ATGCATGATCTTCCCGAGTTCAAGGCGGCCGACCTGACGCGGCACACAAGTGACCTGTTTGACGCGGCCATTCGGTCACCGATCGCGATCACCAAGCATCGCAAGCCGAAATTCGTGCTGATGAGCATGGATCAGTATCAGAGCCTCACGCGGGGGGCCACGCAACAGGCTCACATGATCGACGAGATGCCCGAGGATCTCAAGACGCTGATGATAGAAGGGCTCGAGCGAGACTTGACGCGGGCGGATGACTAA